From Pseudomonas poae, the proteins below share one genomic window:
- a CDS encoding rhodanese-related sulfurtransferase, translated as MTQPIVVAALYKFVTLEDYVALREPLLQAMVDNGIKGTLLIAEEGINGTVSGSREGIDGLMAWLKKDPRMVDIDHKESYCDDQPFYRTKVKLKKEIVTLGVEGVDPNKKVGTYVDPQDWNALISDPQVLLIDTRNDYEVSIGTFEGAIDPKTTSFREFPDYIKANFDPAKHKKVAMFCTGGIRCEKASSYMLSEGFDEVYHLKGGILKYLEEVPQAETKWQGDCFVFDNRVTVRHDLSEGDYDQCHACRTPVSIEDRASEHYVAGISCPHCWDKLPEKTRRSAIDRQKQIELAKARNMPHPIGFNYKQTPSEA; from the coding sequence ATGACTCAACCGATTGTCGTGGCGGCACTGTATAAGTTCGTCACCCTGGAAGATTACGTCGCCCTGCGCGAGCCACTGCTGCAGGCGATGGTCGACAACGGCATCAAAGGCACCTTGCTGATCGCCGAAGAAGGCATCAACGGCACCGTTTCCGGCAGCCGCGAAGGCATTGATGGCCTGATGGCCTGGCTGAAGAAAGACCCCCGCATGGTCGATATCGACCACAAAGAGTCGTACTGCGATGACCAGCCGTTCTACCGCACCAAGGTCAAGCTCAAGAAAGAGATCGTGACCCTGGGCGTCGAAGGCGTCGACCCGAACAAAAAAGTCGGCACCTACGTCGACCCGCAGGACTGGAACGCGTTGATCAGCGACCCGCAAGTGTTGTTGATCGACACCCGCAACGACTACGAAGTGTCGATCGGCACCTTTGAAGGCGCAATCGACCCGAAAACCACCAGTTTTCGCGAATTTCCCGACTACATCAAAGCCAACTTCGACCCGGCCAAGCACAAGAAAGTCGCCATGTTCTGCACCGGCGGCATTCGTTGCGAGAAGGCGTCGAGCTATATGCTCAGCGAGGGTTTCGACGAGGTCTACCACCTCAAGGGCGGCATCCTGAAGTACCTCGAAGAGGTGCCGCAGGCAGAGACCAAATGGCAGGGCGACTGCTTTGTGTTCGACAATCGTGTGACCGTGCGCCACGACTTGAGCGAAGGCGACTACGATCAATGTCATGCCTGCCGCACACCGGTGAGCATCGAAGACCGTGCGTCCGAGCACTATGTGGCCGGCATCAGCTGCCCGCATTGCTGGGATAAGCTGCCGGAGAAAACCCGTCGCAGCGCGATCGACCGGCAGAAGCAGATCGAGCTGGCCAAGGCCCGCAACATGCCGCACCCGATTGGCTTCAACTATAAGCAAACCCCTTCCGAGGCTTGA
- a CDS encoding DsbA family protein, translating into MCSWCWGFAPVAEALVAQAHAAGVELHLVVGGLRTGSGAALEPTTRRYILEHWQAVTDATGQPFKREGALPEGFVYDTEPACRAIVTARSLAPDCAWKLLGLIQRAFYVEGRDVTLASVLVELAEEAGIPRIEFAGAFDRAEQHAATAADFTWVQDLGIAGFPTLLAERNGQLALLTNGYQPLSELSPLLARWLERATCA; encoded by the coding sequence ATGTGTTCCTGGTGCTGGGGCTTCGCCCCGGTGGCCGAGGCGTTGGTGGCGCAGGCCCACGCGGCCGGCGTGGAGCTGCACCTGGTGGTGGGCGGTTTGCGCACCGGCAGCGGCGCGGCGCTGGAGCCGACCACCCGACGCTACATCCTTGAGCACTGGCAGGCCGTCACCGACGCCACCGGCCAACCGTTCAAGCGTGAAGGCGCGTTGCCCGAGGGTTTTGTCTACGACACCGAGCCGGCGTGCCGCGCCATCGTTACCGCCCGCAGCCTGGCGCCGGATTGTGCCTGGAAGTTGCTGGGGCTGATCCAGCGTGCGTTTTATGTCGAGGGGCGCGATGTGACCCTCGCCAGCGTGCTGGTGGAGTTGGCCGAGGAGGCGGGCATCCCGCGTATCGAGTTTGCCGGCGCGTTCGACCGCGCCGAGCAGCACGCGGCGACAGCCGCTGATTTCACTTGGGTGCAGGATTTGGGTATCGCCGGCTTCCCGACCTTGCTCGCCGAGCGTAATGGCCAGTTGGCGCTGCTGACCAATGGCTATCAGCCGCTGTCCGAGCTATCGCCCTTGCTGGCCCGTTGGTTGGAGCGCGCCACCTGTGCATGA
- a CDS encoding ABC transporter ATP-binding protein yields MHDQPDLEPAQRADRLTWAEIRRLALRHKKSLWIANGVAVLATLCSVPIPLLLPLLVDEVLLGHGDAALKVMNHALPLGWQKAAGYIGLMLLVTLLLRCGALLFNVVQARLFARLAKDIVYRIRVRLIERLKRISLGEYESLGSGTVTTHLVTDLDTLDKFVGETLSRFLVAMLTLVGTSAILVWMHWQLALLILLFNPLVIYATVQLGKRVKHLKKLENDSTSRFTQALTETLDAIQEVRAGNRQGFFLGRLGQRAQEVRDYAIHSQWKTDASSRASGLLFQFGIDIFRAAAMLTVLFSDLSIGQMLAVFSYLWFMIGPVEQLLNLQYAYYAAGGALTRINELLARADEPQYAGGEDPFIGRATVGIEVRGLNFGYGEDLVLDQLNLSIAPGEKVAIVGASGGGKSTLVQLLLGLYTPQAGTIRFGGATQQAIGLATIRENVAVVLQHPALFNDTVRANLTMGRERSDQACWQALEIAQLDATVKALPLGLDSVVGRSGVRFSGGQRQRLAIARMVLAEPKVVILDEATSALDAATEYNLHQALARFLSGRTTLIIAHRLSAVKQADRVLVFDGGHIAEDGDHQQLIADGGLYAKLYGHLQQVR; encoded by the coding sequence GTGCATGACCAGCCCGACCTGGAGCCTGCCCAACGTGCCGATCGACTGACCTGGGCGGAAATTCGCCGCCTGGCGTTGCGTCACAAGAAATCCCTGTGGATCGCCAATGGCGTCGCCGTGCTGGCGACCCTGTGCAGCGTGCCCATCCCCTTGCTGTTGCCGTTGCTGGTAGACGAGGTGCTGCTGGGCCACGGCGATGCCGCGCTCAAGGTGATGAACCACGCACTGCCCCTGGGCTGGCAGAAGGCCGCCGGCTATATCGGCCTGATGCTGCTGGTGACCCTGTTGCTGCGCTGCGGGGCGCTGCTGTTCAACGTGGTGCAGGCGCGGCTGTTTGCGCGGCTGGCCAAGGACATTGTGTACCGCATCCGCGTGCGCCTGATCGAGCGCCTCAAGCGCATTTCCCTCGGCGAGTACGAGAGCCTGGGCAGCGGTACGGTCACCACGCACCTGGTCACCGACCTGGACACCCTGGATAAATTCGTCGGCGAGACCCTCAGCCGCTTCCTGGTGGCCATGCTGACCCTGGTCGGCACGTCGGCGATTCTGGTGTGGATGCATTGGCAACTGGCCTTGCTGATCCTGCTGTTCAACCCGTTGGTGATCTACGCCACGGTGCAGTTGGGCAAACGGGTCAAACACCTGAAGAAGCTGGAAAACGACAGCACTTCGCGTTTCACCCAGGCCCTGACCGAAACCCTTGATGCGATCCAGGAAGTGCGCGCCGGCAACCGCCAGGGTTTCTTCCTCGGACGCCTCGGCCAGCGCGCCCAGGAAGTACGCGACTATGCGATCCACTCTCAATGGAAAACCGATGCATCGAGCCGCGCCAGCGGCTTGCTGTTCCAGTTCGGTATCGACATCTTCCGTGCGGCGGCGATGCTCACCGTGCTGTTTTCCGACCTGTCCATCGGCCAGATGCTCGCGGTGTTCAGCTATCTGTGGTTCATGATCGGCCCGGTGGAGCAGCTGTTGAACCTGCAATACGCCTACTACGCGGCGGGCGGGGCGCTGACGCGGATCAACGAGTTGCTGGCACGAGCCGATGAGCCGCAATACGCAGGCGGTGAAGACCCGTTCATCGGGCGCGCCACCGTTGGCATCGAGGTGCGCGGCCTCAACTTCGGCTATGGCGAAGACCTGGTGCTGGACCAGTTGAACCTGAGCATCGCGCCCGGCGAAAAGGTGGCGATTGTCGGCGCCAGCGGCGGCGGCAAAAGCACCCTGGTGCAACTGTTGCTCGGGCTGTATACGCCGCAGGCGGGCACTATCCGTTTCGGCGGTGCCACCCAGCAGGCAATCGGTCTTGCGACCATTCGCGAGAACGTCGCGGTGGTGCTGCAACACCCTGCGCTGTTCAACGACACGGTGCGCGCCAACCTGACCATGGGCCGTGAGCGCAGCGACCAGGCGTGCTGGCAGGCACTGGAAATCGCCCAGCTGGATGCTACCGTCAAGGCGCTGCCGTTGGGTTTGGACAGCGTAGTAGGGCGTTCCGGTGTGCGGTTTTCCGGCGGGCAGCGTCAGCGCCTGGCGATTGCGCGCATGGTACTGGCCGAGCCGAAAGTGGTGATCCTCGACGAAGCGACCTCCGCCCTGGACGCCGCCACCGAGTACAACCTGCACCAGGCGCTGGCGCGGTTTCTCAGCGGGCGTACTACACTGATCATTGCTCACCGCTTGTCGGCGGTTAAGCAGGCGGATCGAGTATTAGTGTTTGACGGCGGTCACATTGCTGAAGATGGTGATCATCAGCAGTTGATTGCCGATGGCGGTCTGTACGCCAAGCTATATGGACATTTGCAACAAGTGCGTTGA
- a CDS encoding iron-containing redox enzyme family protein: MIDTFNRTGPLMEASSYPAWAQQLIRDSSESKRRVVEHELYQRMRDNTLSAKTMRHYLIGGWPVVEQFALYMAQNLTKTKFARHPGEDMARRWLMRNIRVELNHADYWVHWARAHGVSLEELQAQNVPPELHALSHWCWHTSSADSLIVAIAATNYAIEGATGEWSAVVCSTGVYAAAFPEEDRKRAMKWLKMHAQYDDAHPWEALEIICTLAGMNPSQALQVELRQAVCKSYDYMYLFLESCMRLEKEKAPAVVRERQARVASEA; encoded by the coding sequence GTGATCGACACATTCAACAGAACCGGCCCGCTTATGGAAGCCTCGAGTTACCCCGCCTGGGCACAACAACTGATCCGGGACAGTAGCGAGAGCAAGCGCCGAGTTGTCGAACACGAACTGTACCAGCGCATGCGCGACAACACGCTCAGCGCCAAGACTATGCGCCACTACCTGATCGGTGGCTGGCCCGTGGTGGAACAGTTTGCCTTGTACATGGCACAAAACCTCACCAAAACCAAATTCGCCCGCCATCCTGGTGAGGACATGGCGCGGCGTTGGCTGATGCGCAATATTCGTGTGGAGCTGAACCACGCCGACTATTGGGTGCATTGGGCGCGCGCGCACGGCGTGAGCCTCGAAGAGTTGCAGGCGCAGAACGTTCCCCCAGAGCTGCACGCCCTGAGCCATTGGTGCTGGCACACAAGCTCCGCCGATTCGCTGATTGTGGCCATCGCCGCGACCAACTATGCAATCGAAGGGGCGACCGGCGAGTGGTCGGCGGTGGTGTGTTCCACTGGCGTCTACGCGGCGGCGTTCCCGGAGGAAGACCGCAAGCGTGCAATGAAGTGGCTGAAGATGCATGCCCAGTACGATGACGCGCACCCTTGGGAAGCACTGGAAATCATCTGTACGCTGGCCGGGATGAACCCGAGCCAGGCGCTGCAGGTAGAGCTGCGCCAGGCGGTGTGCAAGAGCTACGACTACATGTACCTGTTCCTGGAAAGCTGCATGCGCCTGGAGAAAGAAAAAGCCCCCGCGGTAGTGCGCGAGCGCCAGGCACGGGTCGCCAGCGAAGCGTGA
- a CDS encoding GGDEF domain-containing protein — protein sequence MKTPTQTNAIDFDSAKLQRLGFGQPSLPPRRPTTITQLRQQLGMQLQTSLEPERILGVFFREIQRLVPLDALQYRHDASDLRLEYGHRGHHSVSYSLSHEGEHLGELIFRRNQRLLEEELGQLESLLSTLLYPMRNALLYRAATRSALRDPLTETGNRIAMDQTLQREIDMARRHLNPLSLLMLDIDHFKAINDTHGHTAGDHVLRAVAGSIKRQLRNVDMVFRFGGEEFLILLSNTGREAAAMVGERLRQAAQAQDYWADGTRIELTVSLGCSTLLAAESAESLLRRADSALYVAKREGRNRLAMAG from the coding sequence ATGAAAACCCCAACCCAGACCAACGCAATTGACTTCGACAGTGCCAAATTGCAACGCCTGGGCTTTGGTCAGCCTTCCCTTCCCCCACGCCGCCCCACGACCATCACGCAACTTCGCCAGCAACTAGGCATGCAACTGCAGACCAGCCTCGAGCCGGAGCGCATCCTCGGTGTGTTCTTCCGTGAGATCCAGCGCCTGGTGCCCCTGGATGCCCTGCAATATCGCCATGACGCCAGTGACTTGCGCCTGGAATACGGCCACCGCGGCCACCATTCGGTGAGCTATAGCCTGAGCCATGAAGGCGAACACCTGGGCGAGCTGATTTTCCGCCGCAACCAGCGCCTTTTGGAAGAAGAACTCGGCCAGCTCGAATCGCTGCTGTCGACCTTGCTGTACCCGATGCGCAACGCCCTGCTCTACCGCGCCGCCACCCGCAGCGCCCTGCGCGACCCATTGACCGAGACGGGCAACCGCATCGCCATGGACCAGACCCTGCAACGGGAAATCGACATGGCGCGCCGGCACCTGAACCCGTTGTCCTTGTTGATGCTGGACATCGATCACTTCAAAGCCATCAACGACACCCACGGCCACACCGCCGGCGATCACGTACTACGCGCCGTTGCCGGGTCGATCAAACGCCAGTTGCGCAACGTGGACATGGTGTTTCGGTTTGGCGGGGAAGAGTTTCTGATTCTGCTGTCCAACACCGGCCGCGAGGCTGCGGCCATGGTCGGTGAACGCCTGCGCCAGGCGGCACAGGCCCAGGATTATTGGGCGGATGGGACACGGATTGAATTGACGGTGAGCCTGGGCTGCTCGACCTTACTGGCTGCAGAGTCTGCCGAAAGCCTGTTGCGCCGCGCCGACAGCGCCCTGTACGTGGCCAAACGCGAAGGCCGTAACCGCTTGGCAATGGCGGGGTAA
- the lldD gene encoding FMN-dependent L-lactate dehydrogenase LldD, with protein sequence MIISSASDYRAAAKRKLPRFLFDYIDGGAYAEHTMRANSSDLAEISLRQRILRNVDNLSLKTSLFGQELAMPVILSPVGLTGMYARRGEVQAAKAAASRGIPFCLSTVSVCSIEEVASQSPQSIWFQLYVLKDRGFMRNALERAQAAGVTTLVFTVDMPTPGARYRDAHSGMSGPFAAQRRMLQAVTKPQWAFDVGLMGRPHDLGNISRYLGKPTRLEDYIGWLANNFDPSISWKDLEWIREFWKGPMIIKGILDPQDAKDAVSFGADGIVVSNHGGRQLDGVLSTAKALPPIAEVVGDDLTVLVDSGIRSGLDVVRMLALGAKACLLGRATAYALAAEGQHGVENLLDIFAKEMRVAMTLTGVTSIDRIDHSTLVQSAK encoded by the coding sequence ATGATTATCTCGTCCGCCTCCGATTACCGCGCAGCCGCCAAACGCAAGCTGCCGCGCTTTCTGTTCGACTACATCGACGGCGGCGCCTACGCCGAGCACACGATGCGGGCGAACAGTTCGGATTTGGCCGAGATCAGCCTGCGCCAGCGCATCCTGCGCAATGTCGATAACCTGAGCCTGAAAACCAGCCTGTTCGGCCAGGAACTGGCGATGCCGGTGATCCTCAGCCCGGTCGGCCTGACCGGTATGTATGCGCGGCGCGGTGAGGTGCAAGCAGCGAAGGCGGCGGCCAGCAGGGGCATTCCGTTCTGCCTGTCGACGGTGTCGGTGTGTTCGATTGAGGAGGTGGCTTCCCAGAGCCCGCAATCGATCTGGTTCCAGCTCTATGTGCTCAAGGACCGTGGCTTTATGCGCAATGCGCTGGAGCGGGCCCAGGCCGCCGGGGTCACCACGCTGGTGTTCACGGTGGATATGCCGACGCCTGGGGCGCGCTACCGCGACGCTCACTCGGGCATGTCCGGGCCGTTTGCGGCGCAACGGCGCATGCTGCAAGCCGTGACCAAACCGCAATGGGCGTTTGATGTGGGGCTGATGGGCCGTCCGCACGACCTGGGCAATATCTCCAGATACCTCGGCAAACCGACGCGCCTGGAAGATTACATCGGCTGGCTGGCCAACAACTTCGACCCCTCCATCAGCTGGAAAGACCTGGAGTGGATTCGTGAATTCTGGAAGGGCCCGATGATCATCAAAGGCATCCTCGACCCCCAGGATGCCAAGGATGCGGTGAGTTTCGGCGCCGACGGCATCGTGGTTTCCAACCATGGCGGGCGCCAACTGGACGGCGTGCTGTCCACCGCCAAGGCCCTGCCACCGATTGCCGAGGTGGTGGGCGATGACCTGACGGTACTGGTGGACTCTGGCATCCGCTCCGGGCTGGACGTGGTGCGCATGCTCGCGCTGGGAGCCAAGGCGTGTCTGCTGGGGCGTGCGACCGCCTACGCATTGGCCGCCGAAGGCCAGCACGGGGTGGAGAACCTGCTGGATATCTTCGCCAAAGAAATGCGCGTGGCCATGACGCTGACCGGTGTCACGTCGATTGACCGGATTGACCACAGCACGCTGGTGCAATCAGCCAAATAA
- a CDS encoding LysR family transcriptional regulator, whose protein sequence is MNLRTLQAFVEVVRQGGFSQAAHVVSLTQSSVSKAVKTLEEEYGTPLLNRLGHKSELTAAGEIAYRRALVMLAEHHDMVAEINDLRGLKRGVLRIGLPPVGCGVLFASMFATYRSRYPDIDIELTEYGSKKLRECLEAGEVDLAALLLPVDEGFDYQPVRNEPLMAVLPTSHPLARRKRIDFTDLADSPFILFEAGFALNAKILAACERKGVTPRVTARSGQIDFIVDLVAAGLGVAFLPRMLAHRHQHADIALIRLDEPHTDWHIALAWRTNAHLPPAARAWLDLAKEHPLSSGHPV, encoded by the coding sequence ATGAACCTCAGGACCTTGCAGGCTTTTGTCGAAGTGGTGCGTCAGGGTGGCTTTTCCCAGGCCGCCCACGTGGTGTCCCTGACCCAGTCCTCGGTGAGCAAGGCGGTCAAGACCCTGGAGGAGGAGTACGGCACGCCACTGCTCAATCGCCTCGGGCACAAGAGCGAACTGACCGCCGCTGGCGAAATTGCCTACCGCCGCGCCCTGGTCATGCTCGCTGAGCACCATGATATGGTCGCCGAAATCAATGATCTTCGCGGCCTCAAGCGCGGCGTACTGCGCATCGGCCTGCCGCCGGTAGGCTGCGGCGTGCTGTTTGCGAGCATGTTCGCCACCTACCGTAGCCGTTACCCGGACATCGACATCGAACTCACCGAATACGGCAGCAAAAAACTGCGTGAATGCCTGGAAGCAGGGGAGGTCGACCTCGCGGCCTTGCTGCTGCCGGTGGACGAGGGCTTCGACTACCAGCCCGTGCGCAATGAACCGCTGATGGCCGTGCTGCCTACGAGCCACCCCTTGGCCCGACGCAAACGCATCGATTTCACCGACCTCGCGGATTCGCCGTTCATTCTGTTCGAAGCCGGCTTCGCCCTGAACGCCAAGATCCTCGCCGCCTGCGAGCGCAAAGGCGTGACCCCGCGGGTGACCGCACGCAGCGGGCAAATCGACTTTATCGTCGACCTGGTCGCGGCCGGCCTGGGCGTGGCCTTCCTGCCGCGCATGCTGGCGCACAGGCATCAACATGCCGACATCGCCCTGATCCGCCTGGACGAACCCCACACCGACTGGCACATCGCCCTGGCCTGGCGCACCAATGCCCACCTGCCTCCAGCGGCGCGAGCCTGGCTGGATCTGGCGAAGGAGCACCCGCTTTCAAGCGGCCATCCGGTTTAA
- a CDS encoding integrase arm-type DNA-binding domain-containing protein: MSRTTAPLSDAACRSAKPTDRAYKLFDGDGLYLLVQPNGRKGWRLRYVKPDGREGLTSFGNYPIVGLANARRKRLEVKRMLADGIDPIGAKNQAKTDALIKGRTFESVALGWHTEMSAKWAPDYSKTVMSRLKTHLFPLIGTRAIVDLDTHDLMRPLDAIKKRGTIDIALRVQNYLQSIMREAKRLRLITVNPAYDLAGSIKASRVVHRPALSLSRLPELQERIDTYKGRALTRLTVLLSLHVFVRSSELRFARWSEFDLKRGVWEIPDTRPALEGVPFSTRGTKMAGDIHLVPLSPQAIALLEQIHAITGKFDLVFAGDTKSWKPMSENTVNSALRKMGYDTKSEICGHGFRSMACSALIESGLWTDTAIERQMSHKERNNVRAAYIHKAEFIEERRLIMNWWSRYLETNQQKHVSPREFANQTGANVTRLKAKRGATE, encoded by the coding sequence ATGTCGCGCACCACTGCTCCACTCTCCGACGCCGCTTGCCGTTCGGCCAAGCCCACAGACCGCGCCTACAAGCTTTTCGACGGCGACGGCCTTTACCTTCTAGTCCAACCCAATGGCCGCAAAGGCTGGCGTCTCAGATACGTCAAACCTGATGGCCGGGAAGGACTGACCTCATTCGGCAACTACCCCATCGTTGGCCTCGCGAATGCGCGCCGCAAGCGCTTGGAGGTCAAGCGAATGCTGGCGGATGGCATTGACCCTATAGGAGCCAAGAACCAAGCCAAGACGGACGCTCTGATCAAAGGCCGCACCTTTGAAAGCGTTGCCCTCGGCTGGCACACGGAAATGTCAGCCAAGTGGGCACCGGACTATTCCAAGACAGTGATGAGTCGCCTCAAAACTCACCTCTTCCCGCTGATCGGCACCCGCGCCATTGTCGACCTTGATACCCACGACCTTATGCGGCCCCTGGACGCGATTAAGAAGCGCGGAACGATAGACATTGCTTTAAGGGTACAAAACTACCTGCAAAGCATCATGCGCGAGGCAAAGCGCCTCCGGCTTATCACCGTAAACCCTGCTTACGACCTCGCAGGCTCGATCAAAGCCTCGCGGGTCGTCCACCGCCCCGCCTTATCCTTATCGCGCTTACCTGAGTTGCAGGAACGGATCGACACCTATAAAGGCCGCGCACTTACCCGGCTGACGGTCTTGCTGTCGCTGCACGTGTTTGTCCGCTCCAGCGAGCTGCGCTTCGCCCGCTGGAGCGAGTTCGACCTCAAACGTGGCGTCTGGGAAATACCCGACACGCGACCAGCGTTGGAAGGCGTACCCTTTTCCACAAGAGGTACGAAGATGGCCGGGGACATCCATCTTGTACCCTTATCGCCGCAAGCGATCGCCCTGCTCGAGCAGATCCACGCAATCACAGGCAAATTTGACTTGGTGTTCGCAGGCGATACCAAGTCTTGGAAACCAATGTCCGAAAACACGGTGAACAGCGCGCTTCGGAAGATGGGGTACGACACCAAATCCGAGATCTGTGGGCATGGGTTTCGTTCGATGGCCTGCAGCGCACTGATCGAGTCAGGTTTGTGGACGGACACAGCCATCGAGCGGCAGATGAGCCACAAGGAACGCAACAACGTCCGCGCCGCTTACATCCACAAGGCCGAGTTCATCGAGGAGCGCAGGCTGATCATGAACTGGTGGAGTCGCTACCTTGAGACTAATCAGCAGAAGCATGTCAGCCCACGCGAATTCGCCAATCAGACGGGGGCGAATGTCACTCGACTAAAAGCAAAACGTGGCGCAACTGAGTAA